A stretch of the Vigna radiata var. radiata cultivar VC1973A chromosome 7, Vradiata_ver6, whole genome shotgun sequence genome encodes the following:
- the LOC106768122 gene encoding putative clathrin assembly protein At1g25240 — translation MRMQKTRSWVVAMKGLMLIHGIFCCDIPIVQRMGRLPFDLSNFSDAHLSTEKAWDFNDFIRAYFAYLDQRSAYVSSEVRKLKKNNKEMEVEETLMEELEGLQKLQGLVDMLLQIRPRNENMNVGLVLEAMDCVIVEVFGVYSKFCNKIAKVLLRIYEMGGRMEASIGLKVLQKASIQREELSSFLEFCKDIGVLNASQCPQIERISQEDIQDLVKIINGASSKKKDGVAANDEDKAIVVRDCSTIVPVSHQKDSEKGLTTIITHQWEVFDNDDDVMFGGKGMHTVSGEKDIRNTTNPFEESYHIVPYVSGHNQPLPDLISF, via the coding sequence ATGCGCATGCAGAAGACTCGAAGCTGGGTGGTCGCGATGAAAGGCTTGATGCTCATCCATGGCATTTTCTGCTGTGACATCCCGATAGTGCAACGCATGGGGAGATTACCCTTTGACCTCTCAAACTTTTCTGATGCCCATTTGAGCACCGAGAAGGCTTGGGACTTCAACGATTTCATTCGTGCTTATTTTGCGTATTTGGACCAAAGATCGGCGTACGTATCCTCCGAGGTTAGAAAGCTAAAGAAGAATAACAAGGAGATGGAGGTGGAGGAGACGTTGATGGAAGAGCTTGAGGGTTTGCAAAAGTTGCAAGGGTTGGTTGATATGCTTCTTCAGATCAGGCCTCGGAACGAGAACATGAATGTTGGTTTGGTTCTTGAAGCCATGGACTGTGTTATAGTTGAGGTTTTCGGTGTGTATAGTAAGTTTTGCAACAAGATTGCCAAGGTTTTGTTGAGGATATATGAAATGGGTGGGAGGATGGAAGCAAGTATTGGCCTCAAGGTTCTTCAGAAAGCAtcgattcaaagggaggagttgTCTTCGTTCCTTGAGTTTTGCAAGGATATTGGTGTCCTCAATGCCTCTCAGTGTCCCCAAATTGAAAGAATTTCTCAGGAGGACATTCAAGATCTTGTGAAAATAATCAATGGTGCCTCTTCCAAAAAGAAGGATGGTGTTGCGGCAAATGATGAGGACAAAGCCATTGTGGTAAGAGATTGTTCTACCATTGTACCTGTTTCACACCAGAAGGACTCAGAGAAGGGTTTGACGACCATCATCACTCACCAATGGGAGGTttttgataatgatgatgatgtgatgTTTGGTGGTAAAGGAATGCATACTGTCTCTGGTGAAAAGGATATTCGCAACACAACCAACCCTTTTGAGGAATCTTATCACATTGTGCCTTATGTTTCTGGTCACAATCAACCTCTTCCAGAtctaattagtttttaa